One part of the Sorangiineae bacterium MSr11954 genome encodes these proteins:
- a CDS encoding methyltransferase domain-containing protein, whose product MGLVWNAELYDGKHAFVASYGADLFELLAAQPGERVLDLGCGTGDHVAALRARGIDALGVDASAEMLARARQKFPDHPAHVFRVGDARSLDVAGEFDAVVSNAVLHWVPDADLAARSIHAALRPGGRFVAELGGSGNTATIGGGVEALRGARGLPPVRSPWYFPTVGQYAAVLERAGLEVRQAWLFDRPTQLEGDDGLATWVRMFGHHWLTDVPDVDAFLAELSHALRPALHRDGHWFADYRRLRVVAVKPSGR is encoded by the coding sequence CGGCGCGGACTTGTTCGAGCTCCTGGCGGCGCAGCCGGGCGAGCGCGTGCTCGATCTCGGGTGCGGCACGGGCGATCACGTGGCGGCCCTTCGGGCGCGCGGCATCGACGCGCTCGGGGTCGACGCGAGCGCCGAGATGCTCGCGCGCGCCCGCCAGAAATTCCCCGACCACCCCGCCCACGTGTTCCGCGTGGGCGACGCGCGTTCGCTCGACGTCGCGGGCGAGTTCGACGCGGTCGTCAGCAACGCCGTGCTGCACTGGGTTCCCGACGCCGACCTCGCCGCCCGCTCGATCCACGCCGCGCTAAGACCCGGCGGCCGTTTCGTGGCGGAGCTCGGGGGCAGCGGCAACACGGCCACCATTGGCGGAGGTGTCGAGGCGTTGCGCGGGGCGCGCGGCCTCCCACCGGTGCGGTCGCCCTGGTATTTCCCGACGGTCGGACAATACGCCGCGGTGCTCGAGCGCGCCGGCCTCGAGGTTCGGCAGGCGTGGCTCTTCGATCGACCGACCCAGCTCGAAGGCGACGATGGCCTCGCGACCTGGGTGCGCATGTTCGGACACCACTGGCTCACCGACGTGCCCGACGTCGATGCGTTCCTCGCCGAGTTGAGCCACGCGCTGCGCCCGGCGCTGCACCGCGACGGCCATTGGTTCGCCGACTACCGTCGCTTGCGCGTGGTGGCGGTGAAGCCATCCGGGCGTTGA
- a CDS encoding ABC transporter ATP-binding protein: MKHVKKVYRTDLVETHAISDLTLHVRAGEFVAVMGPSGSGKTSFLNVAGLLDTFSEGKYELDGRDVSRLSDSEMSRIRNEKIGFIFQSFNLIPDLDVFDNVDVPLRYRRLPRAERKDRIERALEQVGLASRMHHLPSQLSGGQQQRVAIARVLAGDPRLILADEPTGNLDSLMTREILDLLEQANERGTTIVMVTHGAECAMRAHRQIHILDGRVVEVEQVPSLVRPSDPALAAATA, encoded by the coding sequence ATGAAACACGTGAAGAAGGTATATCGAACCGATCTCGTGGAGACGCACGCCATCTCCGATTTGACCTTGCACGTTCGGGCGGGCGAGTTCGTCGCCGTCATGGGCCCCTCGGGATCGGGCAAGACGTCGTTCCTCAACGTGGCGGGGCTGCTCGACACCTTCAGCGAGGGAAAATACGAGCTCGACGGGCGGGACGTGAGCCGCCTCTCGGACTCGGAGATGTCGCGCATTCGCAACGAGAAGATTGGGTTCATCTTCCAGAGCTTCAACTTGATCCCCGACCTCGACGTGTTCGACAACGTCGATGTGCCTCTGCGCTACCGCCGCCTGCCGCGCGCCGAGCGCAAAGACCGCATCGAGCGGGCGCTCGAGCAGGTGGGCCTCGCGTCGCGCATGCACCATTTGCCCTCGCAGCTCTCGGGCGGGCAGCAGCAGCGCGTGGCCATCGCCCGGGTGCTCGCCGGCGATCCCAGGCTCATTTTGGCCGACGAGCCGACGGGGAACCTCGACTCCCTCATGACCCGCGAGATCCTCGATTTGCTCGAGCAGGCCAACGAGCGGGGCACCACCATCGTCATGGTCACCCACGGCGCCGAGTGCGCCATGCGCGCGCACCGGCAGATTCATATCCTCGATGGCCGGGTGGTGGAGGTGGAGCAGGTGCCCAGCTTGGTCCGCCCGTCCGATCCCGCGCTCGCGGCGGCGACGGCGTAG
- a CDS encoding efflux RND transporter periplasmic adaptor subunit encodes MDRPIEPAMRTWRRKRALWAALAIALAASVALAMPMVRRWARAERVVDASLLRMGEVVRGDLERDVSVQGRVVAALHPTLYSPVQGTAALLVRAGTEVKKGQPLCRIESPELTSRLAQERATTGSLQAELSRHEIAARQAAVKAKQTISLLTLRLETSKRALRRATTLHDEGLINVSTFEKAQDDAEIAALELKNASETTVLEQETLAFEVHNRKLLLERQQSIASDVARQVDDLTVTAPFDGMVAQVSVQDRDAVNKGQALLSIVNLTAFEIELDFPENYATDVAMGTRAEIMHQGKPFAGHATAVSPQVKDGQVRATVVFDGDAPTGLRQSERLQTRLIFDRHDGVRKVPRGPFLESGGGRHVYVVQGGVAVRRPVQLGAVSVGEVEVVSGLALGERIIVSDTTLFQGAETVLIRE; translated from the coding sequence ATGGATCGGCCGATTGAGCCGGCGATGCGCACGTGGCGGCGGAAGCGCGCGCTCTGGGCGGCGCTGGCCATCGCGCTCGCCGCGAGCGTGGCGCTGGCCATGCCGATGGTGCGGCGGTGGGCACGCGCGGAGCGGGTGGTCGATGCCTCGCTCCTTCGCATGGGCGAGGTGGTGCGCGGTGATTTGGAGCGCGACGTGTCGGTGCAGGGCAGGGTGGTCGCCGCGCTCCACCCGACTTTGTACAGCCCCGTGCAAGGGACGGCGGCGCTGCTGGTGCGCGCCGGAACGGAGGTGAAGAAGGGGCAGCCGCTCTGCCGCATCGAGAGCCCCGAGCTCACCAGCCGATTGGCGCAGGAGCGGGCGACGACGGGCTCCCTGCAGGCCGAGCTCTCCCGCCACGAAATTGCCGCGCGGCAGGCGGCGGTGAAGGCGAAGCAAACGATTTCGCTGCTCACCCTGCGGCTCGAGACCTCGAAGCGCGCCCTGCGCCGGGCCACCACCCTGCACGACGAGGGGCTCATCAATGTCAGCACCTTCGAGAAGGCCCAAGACGACGCGGAGATCGCGGCGCTCGAGTTGAAGAACGCCAGCGAGACCACCGTGCTCGAACAGGAGACGCTCGCCTTCGAGGTGCACAATCGAAAGCTCTTGCTCGAGCGGCAGCAATCCATCGCGAGCGACGTGGCGCGACAGGTCGACGATCTGACGGTGACCGCGCCCTTCGATGGAATGGTGGCGCAGGTCAGCGTGCAAGATCGCGACGCCGTCAACAAAGGCCAGGCGCTGCTGTCGATCGTGAACCTCACGGCCTTCGAGATCGAGCTGGATTTCCCCGAAAATTACGCGACCGACGTGGCCATGGGCACGCGCGCCGAGATCATGCACCAAGGCAAGCCGTTCGCCGGGCACGCCACGGCGGTCTCACCGCAGGTCAAGGACGGCCAGGTGCGGGCGACCGTGGTGTTCGATGGCGACGCGCCCACCGGGTTGCGGCAGAGCGAGCGGCTGCAGACGCGCTTGATCTTCGACCGGCACGATGGAGTTCGCAAAGTACCGCGCGGTCCGTTCCTGGAGAGCGGCGGAGGGCGGCACGTTTACGTGGTTCAAGGTGGCGTGGCCGTACGGCGGCCCGTGCAGCTCGGGGCCGTGAGCGTGGGCGAGGTCGAGGTCGTGAGCGGGCTCGCCCTCGGCGAGCGTATCATCGTCTCGGATACGACGCTCTTTCAAGGCGCCGAGACGGTCCTCATTCGTGAATAG